In Spiroplasma chinense, a single window of DNA contains:
- the rsmD gene encoding 16S rRNA (guanine(966)-N(2))-methyltransferase RsmD, whose protein sequence is MQVISGKYRGRKLIALEGQNTRPTTARVKEDMFNILNNYFIFENKISLDLFGGSGALSIEGLSRGIEFAYINDHYKPALEIIKQNLRDIDKESYKLLNLDYKSALRFVKNDAKSVDIIYLDPPFAQIEYYYEFFRFIEQEKILNNYGIVITESEYPLEVGKVDFLVLLKYKEYKNKHLYVFRNEIEGD, encoded by the coding sequence ATGCAAGTAATTAGTGGAAAATACCGCGGAAGAAAATTAATAGCTCTTGAAGGTCAAAATACAAGACCAACAACAGCTCGTGTAAAAGAAGATATGTTTAATATATTAAACAATTATTTTATTTTCGAAAATAAAATAAGTCTTGATTTATTTGGGGGAAGTGGAGCTTTAAGTATTGAAGGACTTTCAAGGGGAATTGAATTTGCATATATTAATGACCACTATAAGCCAGCACTAGAAATTATTAAACAAAATTTAAGAGACATTGATAAAGAATCTTATAAATTGTTAAATTTAGATTATAAAAGTGCTCTGAGATTTGTCAAAAATGATGCAAAAAGCGTGGATATTATTTATTTAGACCCACCATTTGCACAAATTGAGTACTACTATGAGTTTTTTAGATTCATAGAGCAAGAAAAAATTCTGAATAATTATGGTATAGTTATTACAGAATCAGAATATCCACTAGAAGTTGGCAAGGTGGATTTTCTTGTTTTACTTAAGTACAAAGAGTATAAAAATAAGCACTTGTATGTGTTTAGAAATGAAATAGAGGGCGATTAG
- a CDS encoding peptide deformylase, producing the protein MKFDIEKDLLQGEIPTNKWLWKDTQPEVIRNKSVDVDLPLSSENELVMKKLIDFVRYSQDPTLNVAGTPDHLRPAVGLAAPQIGSNTNMFFARFEWDEETGDIEEFAMVNAKIYARSEQITILSGGEGCLSVDKDRHGNVPRSYKIQVKGYEYLTGQELDLTLRGYQAIVFQHELEHNEGKLYYDRINEKDPHFKDENWIIT; encoded by the coding sequence ATGAAATTTGATATTGAAAAAGACTTATTACAAGGTGAAATTCCAACAAATAAATGACTTTGAAAAGATACTCAACCAGAAGTTATTAGAAATAAAAGCGTTGATGTTGATTTACCTTTAAGTTCAGAAAATGAACTTGTTATGAAAAAATTAATTGATTTTGTACGTTATTCACAAGACCCAACTTTAAATGTTGCTGGAACACCAGATCACTTAAGACCTGCAGTTGGTCTTGCAGCACCTCAAATCGGAAGTAACACAAACATGTTCTTTGCAAGATTTGAGTGAGACGAAGAAACTGGAGATATTGAAGAGTTTGCAATGGTGAATGCTAAAATTTATGCAAGAAGTGAACAAATTACTATATTGAGTGGTGGCGAAGGTTGCTTAAGTGTTGATAAAGATCGACACGGAAATGTTCCAAGAAGCTACAAAATACAAGTTAAAGGTTACGAATACTTAACTGGTCAAGAGTTAGATTTAACTTTAAGAGGTTATCAAGCAATAGTTTTCCAACACGAATTAGAACATAATGAGGGAAAACTTTATTACGACAGAATTAATGAAAAAGACCCTCATTTTAAAGATGAAAACTGAATTATCACATAA
- a CDS encoding lipoprotein: MKKILTLLASTGLVATTSATVVSCENVKSLTFAEGMDAAKLINASDVLKENIAEGKLIADFKDDEYKSNNSDIKIKGKVTGTEITTIANMETLYSMFNETKDLKNEVTSILDMTVYGMSVAGKKDATSFKLYVVKTTTKISEKGKGTITFKNVFSLKIDIPQS; this comes from the coding sequence ATGAAAAAAATATTAACATTATTAGCCTCAACAGGGCTTGTAGCAACTACTAGTGCTACAGTAGTTTCATGTGAAAACGTGAAATCATTAACTTTTGCAGAAGGAATGGATGCTGCTAAATTAATTAATGCATCAGATGTTTTAAAAGAAAACATTGCTGAGGGAAAACTTATCGCTGATTTTAAAGATGATGAATATAAATCAAACAATTCAGATATTAAAATAAAAGGAAAAGTAACAGGAACTGAAATTACAACAATTGCTAATATGGAAACTTTATACAGCATGTTTAATGAAACAAAAGACTTAAAAAACGAGGTTACATCAATTCTTGATATGACAGTTTATGGTATGTCTGTAGCTGGTAAAAAAGATGCTACTTCATTCAAATTGTATGTTGTTAAAACTACAACAAAAATAAGTGAAAAAGGAAAAGGGACAATTACATTTAAAAATGTTTTCAGTTTAAAAATTGATATTCCACAATCTTAA
- a CDS encoding ribonuclease J, with protein sequence MEKKDNKVASIVADLEAKIEIKKVGTNANPERKKLNPAPEPTKVFALGGLEEVGKNTYCVEYDDELIMIDAGVKFPDATQLGVSAVIPDFTYLVENNKKVKGLFITHGHEDHIGGIPYLLQQVDVPVIYAPELAAALIRDRLKEYKLQNKTVVKEYVESDIYQTKHFTIQFAAVNHSIPDAFGIHVSTPNGAIFSTGDYKFDWTPLGHDANIQRLAHWGNEGIELLMADSTNAEVEGYTLGERKVIQNIDTHFLKAKGRIIIASFASNVHRIQHIIELANKYGRRILVIGRSLERIIKIIRQMGHLNINDKMFIKQNEVDNFPKNQIMILCTGSQGEPMAALSRIARSEHPTIKLIPGDTVILSSSPIPGNRADVENIVNKLTKIGAIVIENNGEQKIHTSGHASQEEQKLLFTLLKPKNFMPMHGEYRMLKTHGDTAVKVNVKPQNVFVVANGDQILLHNGVSELGKRIPADAVFIDGKDMTGKASNVIRERNILSRDGLMAVIISIDSQANKLSAPPRIVSRGSFYVRDSGNVIAESINIVTNAVLEVLNSPKPTFGAIKSAVKETLSPFIFRFKRRNPLIIPVILNKKIEGK encoded by the coding sequence ATGGAAAAGAAAGATAACAAAGTAGCAAGTATTGTAGCCGATCTTGAAGCTAAAATTGAGATCAAAAAGGTTGGTACGAATGCCAATCCAGAAAGAAAAAAATTAAATCCAGCTCCAGAACCAACTAAAGTTTTTGCTTTAGGTGGTTTAGAAGAAGTTGGTAAAAATACTTATTGTGTAGAATATGATGATGAATTAATTATGATTGATGCTGGAGTTAAATTTCCAGATGCAACACAACTTGGAGTAAGTGCAGTTATACCTGACTTTACATACTTAGTTGAAAATAATAAAAAAGTAAAAGGATTGTTTATTACTCATGGTCACGAAGACCATATTGGAGGAATACCTTATCTTTTACAACAAGTTGATGTACCTGTAATTTACGCACCAGAATTAGCAGCTGCTTTAATTCGCGATAGATTAAAAGAGTACAAATTACAAAACAAAACTGTAGTTAAAGAATATGTTGAAAGTGATATTTATCAAACTAAACACTTCACAATTCAATTTGCAGCAGTAAACCACTCAATTCCAGATGCTTTTGGAATTCACGTTTCTACACCAAATGGTGCAATCTTTTCAACAGGAGATTATAAATTTGACTGAACTCCACTTGGACATGATGCAAACATACAACGATTAGCACACTGAGGAAATGAAGGGATCGAACTTTTAATGGCAGATTCAACAAATGCTGAAGTCGAAGGCTATACACTGGGTGAAAGAAAAGTCATCCAAAATATAGATACGCACTTTTTGAAAGCAAAAGGAAGAATAATAATAGCTTCTTTTGCTTCAAACGTGCACAGAATTCAGCACATTATAGAATTAGCAAACAAATATGGTAGAAGAATTTTGGTTATTGGACGCAGTTTAGAACGTATTATTAAAATAATTCGTCAAATGGGTCACTTAAACATTAACGACAAAATGTTTATCAAACAAAATGAAGTAGATAATTTCCCAAAAAATCAAATTATGATTTTATGTACAGGAAGTCAAGGTGAACCAATGGCAGCTCTTTCAAGAATTGCTAGAAGTGAACACCCTACTATTAAATTAATTCCAGGAGATACAGTAATTTTATCTTCTTCACCAATTCCAGGTAACAGAGCTGATGTTGAAAATATTGTAAATAAACTTACAAAAATCGGAGCTATTGTTATTGAAAACAATGGGGAACAAAAAATCCATACTTCAGGACATGCCAGTCAAGAAGAACAAAAATTACTATTCACTTTATTAAAACCAAAAAACTTTATGCCTATGCACGGAGAATATCGAATGCTTAAGACTCACGGTGACACTGCTGTGAAAGTTAACGTTAAACCACAAAACGTATTTGTGGTTGCTAACGGTGATCAAATCTTATTACATAATGGAGTTTCAGAACTTGGAAAAAGAATTCCAGCTGATGCTGTATTTATCGATGGAAAAGATATGACAGGAAAAGCAAGCAATGTTATTCGTGAAAGAAATATTTTAAGCCGTGATGGACTTATGGCTGTAATTATTTCAATCGATTCACAAGCTAACAAATTGAGTGCACCTCCAAGAATCGTTTCTAGAGGAAGCTTTTATGTTAGAGATAGCGGTAACGTTATTGCAGAATCTATAAACATAGTAACAAACGCAGTATTAGAAGTATTAAATTCACCAAAACCTACTTTTGGTGCTATCAAATCAGCGGTTAAGGAAACCCTTTCTCCATTCATCTTTAGATTTAAGAGAAGAAATCCTTTAATAATCCCTGTAATACTAAACAAAAAAATCGAGGGAAAATAA
- a CDS encoding APC family permease, producing MKTKKEEISLLNVIWIGFTFIAGITFTASFSSILGADGVGANIYWIFALEGVIAFLCAWAFGKLVQVHPEANGGGSQYTRTAFGKFWGLLLGLFNYAAIPVIAMGLMVTMVRNNFDNLAAYDSTLGEFSGSWGAWGNLYLDLISYALYIFAATVILMGLRKYKFLAIGIGYLTWGITILLMIFGLVAGFIHLGDDANNFIDHAKTFNLGFKNFSSTFITCFFAFCGLETFITTGKNIKNRNKNMPIAIIIIMIATTAFYIIFTMIIMFAISGDFGGNPNMQIFDGFKSNFLQKFGSTLIIICTILMRFNSLLQITLFGGSTLEPLASQRFLPTALSKENEENVPVGGIITTGVIVTFTFILFMIIPDVIQGAMHKPSPFNYATLASTTSILLIAIYMLVIPAAIVQAFRKNLKANWFEIGGWIFTMLFLTFNVGMWLYELIDIFINPYDKYGDFDLQNVIASIFQLIYLALIFVAAVCLYFVYHKKQLQKIEGNKEEKAALEKYEEVFKIVK from the coding sequence ATGAAAACAAAAAAAGAAGAAATAAGCTTGCTTAATGTTATCTGGATTGGATTTACATTTATAGCTGGTATAACATTTACAGCAAGTTTCAGCTCTATCCTTGGAGCTGATGGCGTTGGTGCAAATATCTATTGAATATTTGCACTTGAAGGTGTTATCGCCTTCCTTTGTGCTTGAGCTTTTGGTAAATTAGTTCAAGTTCACCCTGAAGCAAACGGAGGAGGAAGCCAATATACAAGAACTGCATTTGGTAAATTCTGAGGTTTACTTTTAGGACTATTCAACTACGCTGCAATTCCAGTAATTGCAATGGGACTTATGGTTACAATGGTTAGAAATAACTTTGATAACCTAGCAGCCTACGATTCAACTTTAGGTGAATTTTCAGGAAGCTGAGGAGCTTGAGGAAATTTATACTTAGATTTAATTTCTTATGCATTATACATATTTGCAGCAACTGTAATATTAATGGGTTTAAGAAAATATAAATTTTTAGCAATCGGAATTGGTTACCTAACTTGAGGTATAACAATTTTATTAATGATTTTTGGTCTAGTTGCAGGATTTATACATCTTGGTGATGACGCAAACAACTTTATAGATCATGCAAAAACATTTAATTTAGGATTTAAAAACTTTAGTTCTACTTTTATAACATGTTTCTTTGCCTTTTGTGGTTTAGAAACTTTTATAACAACAGGAAAAAACATCAAAAACAGAAATAAAAATATGCCAATTGCAATCATTATAATTATGATTGCAACAACAGCATTCTATATCATTTTTACAATGATTATAATGTTTGCAATTAGCGGTGATTTTGGTGGAAACCCAAATATGCAAATTTTTGATGGATTTAAAAGTAATTTCTTACAAAAATTTGGTTCAACATTAATAATTATTTGTACTATTTTAATGAGATTTAACTCATTATTACAAATTACATTATTTGGAGGTTCAACTCTTGAACCTCTTGCAAGTCAAAGATTTTTACCAACAGCACTTTCTAAAGAAAATGAAGAAAATGTTCCCGTTGGTGGAATTATAACAACTGGTGTTATTGTTACATTTACATTTATACTATTTATGATAATTCCCGATGTTATTCAGGGCGCAATGCACAAGCCTTCCCCTTTCAACTATGCAACTCTTGCAAGTACAACTTCAATTCTTTTAATTGCAATTTATATGTTGGTTATTCCAGCTGCAATTGTTCAAGCATTTAGAAAAAATTTAAAAGCTAATTGATTTGAAATTGGTGGTTGAATATTTACAATGTTATTCTTAACATTTAATGTGGGAATGTGATTATATGAGTTAATAGACATTTTTATCAATCCATACGATAAATACGGTGACTTTGACCTACAAAATGTTATAGCAAGTATCTTCCAATTAATTTACCTTGCATTAATCTTTGTAGCTGCTGTTTGTTTATACTTTGTATATCACAAAAAACA